Proteins encoded in a region of the Desulfovibrio porci genome:
- a CDS encoding integrase core domain-containing protein: KRTANLPVWTHRYNFVRPHTALGRKPPASRLSGG; this comes from the coding sequence GAAAAGAACAGCGAACTTGCCGGTCTGGACGCATCGCTACAACTTTGTGCGTCCGCATACGGCTCTTGGCAGAAAACCTCCAGCCTCAAGGCTGAGCGGAGGGTGA